The Collimonas sp. PA-H2 genome contains a region encoding:
- the gsiD gene encoding glutathione ABC transporter permease GsiD: MSTPSNPVAAIAAAPLPSSIRTPWSEFWRKFKKQHLAVAAGCFVLFLIVVAIAAPWIVPYDAENYFDYDALNAGPSLAHWFGVDSLGRDIFSRILMGTRISLTAGFLSVAVGAVVGTLAGLVAGYYEGWADRIIMRICDVLFAFPGILLAIGIVAILGSGMSNVIFAVAIFSIPTFARLVRGNTLALKHLTFIEAVRSIGANDFTIILRHIFPGTISGVVVYFTMRIGTSIITAAGLSFLGMGAQPPMPEWGAMLNEARSDMMTAPHIAIFPSLAIFLTVLAFNLLGDGLRDALDPKIDRR, from the coding sequence GTGTCGACGCCATCCAATCCCGTTGCAGCAATTGCTGCCGCACCACTGCCGAGCAGCATCCGCACTCCCTGGAGCGAGTTCTGGCGCAAGTTCAAGAAGCAGCACCTGGCGGTCGCCGCCGGCTGCTTCGTGCTGTTCCTGATCGTGGTGGCGATCGCCGCGCCCTGGATAGTCCCTTACGACGCCGAGAATTATTTCGACTATGACGCCTTGAACGCCGGGCCGTCGCTGGCGCACTGGTTCGGCGTCGACTCGCTGGGCCGCGACATTTTCAGCCGCATCCTGATGGGCACGCGGATTTCGCTGACCGCTGGCTTCCTCTCGGTGGCGGTGGGCGCCGTGGTCGGCACCCTGGCCGGCCTGGTCGCCGGTTATTATGAAGGCTGGGCCGACCGCATCATCATGCGCATCTGCGATGTGCTGTTCGCCTTCCCCGGCATCTTGCTGGCGATCGGCATCGTGGCGATCCTCGGCAGCGGCATGAGCAACGTGATCTTCGCCGTGGCGATTTTCAGCATCCCGACTTTCGCCCGCCTGGTGCGCGGTAACACGCTGGCGCTGAAGCACCTGACCTTCATCGAAGCGGTGCGCAGCATAGGCGCCAACGACTTCACCATCATCCTGCGCCATATTTTCCCAGGCACGATATCCGGCGTGGTGGTGTATTTCACCATGCGTATCGGCACTTCCATCATCACCGCCGCCGGCCTGTCCTTCCTCGGCATGGGGGCACAACCGCCTATGCCTGAATGGGGCGCCATGCTGAATGAAGCAAGGTCCGACATGATGACGGCGCCGCATATCGCGATATTCCCCAGCCTGGCGATTTTCCTGACGGTGCTGGCTTTCAACCTCCTTGGCGACGGCTTGCGCGATGCCCTGGATCCCAAGATCGACCGCCGCTGA
- the gcvA gene encoding transcriptional regulator GcvA codes for MFERLPPTQTLRAFEAAARLGNYTRAGEELNLTHSAISHQIRALEQRTGRKLFQRDGRQMALTDSGRLLAGEIRQALLMLDRALHIGRVAPQRAAQSLRVSVPPSFASAWLVPRLTGFHQQHPHINISLRSSHELSELDFSDADVAIWYGRAGHKNHRYERLLKEVIFPVCSPAFAASYPDLRPQDLPRHPLLRFAHHGGWEPWFAAAGIEQGEPQSGPVYDDPMHLLDAAAADQGIALARGCLVHNHLASGRLVRLFDITAPARGCYFSVSPFDTTKTTTITDFQDWLSAILAESSIKE; via the coding sequence ATGTTTGAACGCCTGCCGCCCACCCAGACCCTGCGCGCCTTTGAAGCCGCCGCCCGGCTCGGCAACTACACCCGCGCTGGCGAGGAGCTGAATCTGACCCATAGCGCCATCAGCCACCAGATCCGCGCGCTGGAGCAGCGCACCGGGCGCAAGCTGTTCCAGCGCGACGGCCGCCAGATGGCGCTGACCGACAGCGGCCGCCTGCTGGCGGGGGAAATACGGCAGGCGCTGCTGATGCTGGATCGCGCCCTGCACATAGGCCGGGTCGCGCCCCAGCGCGCGGCGCAATCCTTGCGCGTCAGCGTACCGCCGTCGTTTGCTAGCGCCTGGCTGGTGCCGCGCCTGACGGGATTCCACCAGCAGCACCCGCATATCAACATCAGCCTGCGCAGCAGCCACGAGCTGAGCGAACTGGATTTCAGCGATGCCGACGTCGCCATCTGGTACGGCCGCGCCGGCCACAAGAATCATCGCTACGAGCGCCTGCTCAAGGAGGTGATTTTCCCGGTCTGCAGCCCAGCCTTCGCCGCTAGCTATCCAGACCTCAGGCCGCAGGACCTGCCGCGCCATCCCTTGCTGCGCTTTGCCCACCACGGCGGCTGGGAACCGTGGTTTGCGGCGGCAGGTATCGAGCAGGGCGAACCGCAAAGCGGGCCAGTCTACGACGATCCCATGCATCTGCTGGACGCCGCCGCGGCCGACCAGGGCATCGCCCTGGCGCGCGGCTGCCTGGTGCACAACCATCTCGCCAGCGGCCGCCTGGTGCGCCTGTTCGACATCACGGCGCCGGCGCGCGGCTGTTATTTCTCGGTCTCGCCCTTCGATACCACAAAGACAACTACAATTACGGATTTCCAGGACTGGCTGAGCGCCATCCTGGCGGAATCAAGCATAAAGGAATAA
- the gsiC gene encoding glutathione ABC transporter permease GsiC: MFPYVLKRLMGLIPTLLIVAVMVFLFVHLLPGDPARLVAGPEADSQTVELIRKDLGLDRSLPEQFINYFSKALRGDFGISLRSKRPVSTEIAERFWPTFWLTVTSMVWAVLFGLIIGIVSAVWRNKWPDRLGMTLAVSGISFPSFALGMLLMELFSVKLGWLPTIGADSWRHYILPSLALGAAVAAVMARFTRSSFVEILHEDFVRTARAKGLSETVVVLKHCLRNSLIPVVTMMGLQFGFLLGGSILVEKVFNWPGMGRLLIDAVEMRDYPVIQAEILLFSLEFIFINLVVDVLYAVINPSIRYK; the protein is encoded by the coding sequence ATGTTTCCTTACGTACTAAAACGCCTGATGGGCCTGATACCAACCCTGCTGATTGTCGCGGTGATGGTGTTCTTATTCGTCCATTTGCTGCCGGGCGATCCGGCCCGGCTGGTGGCTGGTCCCGAGGCCGATTCGCAAACGGTGGAACTGATCCGCAAGGACCTGGGCCTGGACCGGTCGCTGCCCGAGCAGTTCATCAATTATTTCAGCAAGGCCCTGCGCGGTGATTTCGGCATCTCCCTGCGCAGCAAGCGCCCAGTCAGCACCGAAATTGCCGAACGCTTCTGGCCCACTTTCTGGCTCACCGTCACCAGCATGGTGTGGGCGGTGCTGTTTGGCCTGATCATCGGCATCGTTTCCGCCGTCTGGCGCAACAAATGGCCGGACCGGCTCGGCATGACGCTGGCGGTGTCGGGCATTTCCTTTCCTTCGTTTGCGCTGGGCATGCTGCTGATGGAACTGTTCTCCGTCAAGCTGGGCTGGCTGCCGACCATCGGCGCCGACAGCTGGCGCCACTACATCCTGCCGTCGCTGGCGCTGGGCGCCGCTGTGGCCGCCGTCATGGCGCGCTTTACCCGTTCCTCCTTCGTTGAAATCCTGCATGAGGATTTTGTCCGCACCGCGCGTGCCAAGGGTCTGTCGGAAACCGTCGTGGTACTCAAGCACTGCCTGCGCAACTCGCTGATTCCGGTGGTGACCATGATGGGCTTGCAGTTCGGCTTCCTGCTGGGCGGCTCCATCCTGGTGGAAAAGGTGTTCAACTGGCCAGGCATGGGCCGCTTGCTGATCGACGCCGTCGAAATGCGCGACTACCCGGTCATCCAGGCCGAAATCCTGCTGTTCTCGCTGGAATTCATCTTCATCAACCTGGTGGTTGACGTGCTGTACGCCGTCATCAACCCTAGCATCCGTTACAAGTGA
- a CDS encoding P1 family peptidase, whose translation MLALPHIGRLPSGPFNAISDVAGVTVGHATLAQGAIQTGVTVIKPHGGDVFRDKLPAAATVFNGFGKSIGLLQVQELGVLETPIALTNTLSVGTVATAQIRCAIGSNPEIGRSDPTINPLVFECNDGYLNDIQAMVVTQEHYQQALAAAAAEFAQGAVGAGRGMSSFDLKGGIGSASRYAKIGGSQYCVGALVLSNFGKLPALTLAGRHLGAQLLALRTASGETPEMGSIIMIIATDAPLDARQLGRLATRCGIGLGRTGSIYGHGSGDLALAFSTAQTVPCRPHDAIRQSACLHDSLLDPLFEAVADSTEQAIVNALFAAQTVNGRDGHQRLSLSDLAARLPT comes from the coding sequence ATGCTAGCCCTTCCTCACATCGGCAGATTGCCGTCTGGCCCGTTCAACGCCATCAGCGATGTCGCCGGCGTCACGGTCGGTCACGCTACCCTGGCGCAGGGCGCCATCCAGACCGGCGTGACGGTAATCAAGCCGCATGGCGGCGATGTCTTCCGCGACAAGCTACCGGCCGCCGCCACAGTATTCAACGGCTTCGGTAAAAGCATCGGCCTGCTGCAGGTGCAGGAACTGGGCGTGCTTGAGACGCCGATCGCGCTCACCAACACGCTCTCGGTCGGTACCGTGGCAACGGCCCAGATCCGCTGCGCCATCGGCAGCAATCCCGAGATCGGCCGCAGCGATCCCACCATCAACCCGCTGGTGTTCGAATGCAACGACGGTTATCTGAACGACATCCAGGCGATGGTAGTCACACAAGAACATTACCAGCAGGCGCTGGCCGCCGCCGCTGCCGAATTTGCGCAAGGGGCGGTCGGCGCCGGCCGCGGCATGTCCAGCTTCGATCTCAAAGGCGGCATCGGTTCTGCCTCGCGCTACGCCAAGATCGGCGGCAGCCAATATTGCGTCGGCGCGCTGGTACTGTCCAACTTCGGCAAGCTGCCGGCCTTGACCCTGGCCGGCCGGCACCTTGGCGCGCAACTGCTGGCGCTGCGCACGGCCAGCGGGGAAACGCCGGAAATGGGTTCCATCATCATGATCATCGCCACCGATGCGCCGCTGGACGCGCGCCAGCTGGGGCGGCTGGCGACCCGCTGCGGCATCGGCCTGGGCCGTACCGGCTCAATCTACGGCCATGGCAGCGGCGACCTGGCGCTGGCGTTTTCCACCGCCCAGACCGTGCCTTGCCGCCCGCACGACGCCATCCGCCAGAGTGCATGCCTGCACGACAGCTTGCTCGATCCGCTGTTTGAAGCGGTAGCCGACAGCACCGAGCAAGCCATCGTCAACGCCCTGTTTGCCGCGCAAACCGTCAACGGCCGCGACGGCCATCAGCGGCTCTCCCTATCCGACCTGGCAGCCAGGCTACCAACCTAG
- a CDS encoding MOSC domain-containing protein translates to MPTITTLTLYPIKSCAGIALQAATITAAGLCHQQVHDREWMVVDSTGQFLSQRSHPRMALIAPALQAGVMILQAPGMAPLKIPTTPLAAGLAPVVTVTIWDDQLNAHDCGDEASRWFSEVLGQPCRLARFDPAVKRLASKKWTDDADIPTRFPDGFPMLVISQGSLDDLNQKLQAQGRTAVPMNRYRPNIVIDGVEAFEEDFAATIEAGPVRLQPVKPCTRCPMPSVDQATGEFGPDPMDILLTYRGNPRVDGAPTFGVNAIVQAGAGETLHVGQEITLELDF, encoded by the coding sequence ATGCCGACCATTACCACGCTGACGCTATACCCGATCAAATCCTGCGCCGGCATCGCCCTGCAGGCGGCGACGATTACCGCCGCCGGCCTTTGCCATCAACAAGTGCACGACCGCGAATGGATGGTGGTCGACAGCACCGGACAATTCCTGTCGCAACGCAGCCATCCACGCATGGCGCTGATCGCGCCAGCCTTGCAGGCAGGCGTCATGATCCTGCAAGCGCCAGGCATGGCGCCGCTGAAAATCCCGACCACGCCGCTGGCAGCCGGACTGGCGCCAGTTGTCACAGTCACCATCTGGGACGATCAGCTTAACGCCCACGATTGCGGCGACGAGGCCAGCCGCTGGTTCTCCGAAGTGCTCGGCCAGCCTTGCCGGCTGGCGCGCTTCGATCCCGCCGTCAAACGACTGGCCAGCAAGAAATGGACTGACGACGCGGATATTCCGACCCGCTTCCCCGACGGCTTTCCGATGCTCGTGATTTCACAAGGTTCGCTGGATGACTTGAACCAGAAGCTGCAGGCCCAGGGCCGCACCGCGGTGCCGATGAACCGCTATCGTCCGAACATCGTGATCGACGGCGTGGAGGCGTTTGAAGAAGATTTTGCCGCGACTATCGAGGCCGGCCCGGTGCGCTTGCAGCCCGTCAAGCCTTGCACACGCTGTCCGATGCCCTCGGTCGACCAGGCCACCGGTGAATTCGGCCCTGATCCCATGGATATCCTGCTGACCTATCGCGGCAATCCGCGCGTCGACGGCGCACCTACCTTTGGCGTCAATGCCATCGTGCAGGCCGGCGCCGGTGAAACACTGCACGTCGGCCAGGAAATCACGCTTGAGCTGGATTTCTGA
- a CDS encoding nitrate/nitrite transporter → MKLATRVFLIFSSGYFISYLARGINLPLAPLLSSELGLSPAQLGLLTSLYFFAFAACQLPLGLLLDRFGPRRVLACLLLVAVTGALVSANAHGFGSLLLGRLLLGIGTSACLMAGLKAIVAWFPHDHLPLMNGAIYAIGGLGAVATGTPIAWALGMTTWRVLFVVVAGLILLIVLGLFTLVPEKDEQHPKSTLGAQLRDIGGIFRSAVFWRTAPFVMASQGVFLGVQGLWAGPYLRDVGGLAAAAGANIVALVGLAMVLGAVGSGWLARRLQRRRISLHVTAGAGMFLFMLAQLLILLDVRVSGWLLWGMYGVFGTSGVLSYAALVREFPAHLAGRVSTGLTLAIFAGAFVVQYGFGLLLNAWPHDDGGYAVAAHRASWMIALAVQLAAGIWFCRPLRTVAVRAANQPA, encoded by the coding sequence ATGAAACTTGCAACCCGCGTGTTCCTGATATTTTCTTCAGGCTATTTCATCTCTTACCTGGCGCGCGGCATCAATTTGCCGCTGGCGCCGCTGCTCAGCAGCGAGCTCGGCTTGTCGCCGGCGCAGCTGGGTTTGCTGACCAGCCTGTATTTCTTTGCTTTCGCCGCCTGCCAGCTGCCTTTAGGGCTGTTGCTGGACCGCTTCGGCCCGCGCCGGGTGCTGGCCTGCCTGCTGCTGGTGGCTGTCACCGGCGCTCTGGTGTCGGCCAACGCGCATGGCTTCGGCAGCCTGCTGCTTGGTCGGCTGTTGCTGGGGATTGGTACATCTGCTTGCCTGATGGCCGGCCTGAAGGCGATCGTGGCCTGGTTTCCGCATGATCACCTGCCCTTGATGAACGGCGCCATTTATGCGATTGGCGGCTTGGGAGCGGTGGCTACCGGCACTCCGATTGCCTGGGCGCTTGGGATGACTACCTGGCGCGTGCTGTTTGTGGTGGTGGCTGGATTGATCTTGCTGATCGTGCTGGGCTTGTTCACGCTGGTGCCGGAGAAGGATGAGCAGCATCCTAAAAGTACGCTGGGGGCGCAGTTGCGTGATATCGGCGGGATTTTTCGTAGTGCTGTGTTCTGGCGTACCGCGCCGTTTGTGATGGCTAGCCAGGGGGTGTTTCTTGGGGTGCAGGGTTTGTGGGCGGGGCCTTATCTGCGGGATGTGGGCGGCTTGGCTGCTGCTGCGGGGGCGAATATCGTGGCGCTGGTGGGGTTGGCGATGGTGTTGGGGGCGGTGGGCTCGGGCTGGCTGGCGCGGCGTTTGCAGCGGCGGCGGATTTCTTTGCATGTCACTGCGGGGGCGGGGATGTTTTTGTTCATGCTGGCGCAGTTGCTGATTTTGCTTGATGTGCGGGTGTCTGGCTGGCTGTTGTGGGGGATGTATGGGGTGTTCGGGACGTCCGGGGTGTTGTCTTATGCGGCTTTGGTGCGGGAGTTTCCTGCGCATCTTGCAGGCCGGGTCAGTACTGGTTTGACCTTGGCGATTTTTGCGGGGGCGTTTGTGGTGCAGTATGGATTCGGCTTGTTGCTGAATGCCTGGCCGCATGATGACGGGGGTTATGCGGTGGCGGCGCATCGGGCGTCATGGATGATTGCCTTAGCGGTGCAGTTGGCCGCAGGCATCTGGTTTTGCCGCCCGTTGCGAACTGTAGCTGTACGCGCTGCCAACCAACCGGCCTAG
- a CDS encoding dipeptide ABC transporter ATP-binding protein: protein MQTGRRVLTVEQMSVGFTTSERKVEAVRNLSFHIDAGETLAIVGESGSGKSVSSQAIMRLIDYGGGRISGARMDFQRRDGSIIDLATAGQNTMRHIRGSEIAMIFQEPMTSLNPVFTVGEQIAESIRLHQGKSMAEARAEALRMLEIVRIPEARRLLDRHPHQLSGGMRQRVMIAMALSCKPSLLIADEPTTALDVTIQAQILQLIRALQDEMQMAVIFITHDMGVVAEIADRVVVMCRGEKVEENNVHAIFEAPQHPYTQALLAAVPRLGAMHGTDQPERIAIAGAVITPEMAAEASIIRSIPGSDPLQQPLLKVRKLTTRFDVKSGVFSRVKQRVHAVEQISFDLYPGETLALVGESGCGKSTTGRSLLRLVDITSGSVEFGGRDLAKLPRSELRSLRREIQFIFQDPFASLDPRLTVGYSIMEPLLVHGMAEGAQEKVAALLERVGLLPEHAQRYPHEFSGGQRQRICIARALALNPKIVIADESVSALDVSIQAQIVNLMLDLQRELGISFIFISHDMAVVERISHRVAVMYLGQIVEIGPRRAIFENPQHPYTKKLMAAVPVADPKQRHRLREMLPEEIPSPIRNVGDLPIVEPLKQVGPGHFVATHRISSAF, encoded by the coding sequence ATGCAAACAGGCCGCCGGGTGCTGACGGTAGAGCAGATGAGCGTCGGCTTCACCACCTCCGAACGCAAGGTGGAAGCGGTGCGCAATCTGTCCTTCCATATCGATGCCGGCGAGACGCTGGCTATCGTCGGCGAATCGGGTTCCGGTAAATCGGTGTCGTCGCAAGCCATCATGCGCCTGATCGACTACGGCGGCGGCCGCATTAGCGGCGCGCGCATGGATTTCCAGCGCCGCGACGGCAGCATCATCGACCTCGCCACGGCCGGCCAGAACACCATGCGCCATATCCGCGGTTCGGAAATCGCCATGATCTTCCAGGAGCCGATGACTTCGCTCAACCCGGTCTTCACGGTCGGCGAGCAGATCGCCGAATCGATCCGCCTGCACCAGGGCAAGAGCATGGCCGAGGCGCGCGCCGAAGCCTTGCGCATGCTGGAAATCGTCCGCATTCCGGAAGCGCGCCGCCTGCTGGACCGCCATCCGCACCAGCTGTCCGGTGGCATGCGCCAGCGCGTGATGATCGCCATGGCGCTGTCCTGCAAGCCGTCGCTGCTGATCGCCGACGAACCGACCACCGCCCTGGATGTGACAATACAGGCGCAGATCCTGCAACTGATACGCGCGCTGCAGGATGAAATGCAGATGGCGGTGATCTTCATCACCCACGACATGGGCGTGGTGGCGGAAATCGCCGACCGCGTGGTGGTCATGTGCCGCGGCGAGAAGGTCGAAGAAAACAATGTGCACGCGATCTTCGAAGCCCCGCAGCATCCCTACACCCAGGCGCTGCTGGCGGCAGTGCCGCGGCTGGGCGCCATGCACGGCACCGACCAGCCGGAACGGATCGCCATTGCCGGCGCCGTGATCACGCCGGAAATGGCGGCCGAAGCAAGCATCATCCGCAGCATTCCGGGTTCAGATCCGCTACAACAACCCCTGCTGAAAGTGCGCAAGCTGACCACCCGCTTCGACGTCAAGAGCGGCGTCTTCAGCCGCGTCAAGCAACGCGTGCATGCGGTCGAGCAAATCAGTTTCGATCTCTATCCGGGCGAAACGCTGGCGCTGGTGGGCGAATCCGGCTGTGGCAAATCGACCACCGGCCGTTCGCTGCTGCGGCTGGTCGACATCACCAGCGGCAGCGTCGAGTTCGGCGGGCGCGACCTGGCCAAACTGCCGCGCTCGGAACTGCGCTCGCTGCGGCGCGAGATCCAGTTCATTTTCCAGGACCCGTTCGCCTCGCTCGATCCGCGCCTGACGGTCGGCTATTCCATCATGGAACCGCTGCTGGTACATGGAATGGCTGAAGGCGCACAGGAAAAAGTCGCCGCCCTGCTGGAACGGGTCGGCCTGCTGCCGGAACATGCGCAACGCTACCCACACGAATTCTCCGGCGGCCAGCGCCAGCGCATCTGCATCGCGCGCGCACTGGCATTGAATCCGAAAATCGTGATCGCCGACGAATCGGTATCGGCGCTGGACGTGTCGATCCAGGCGCAGATCGTCAACCTGATGCTGGACCTGCAGCGCGAGCTGGGCATTTCCTTCATCTTCATTTCGCACGACATGGCGGTGGTGGAACGCATCAGCCACCGGGTAGCGGTGATGTACCTGGGGCAGATTGTCGAGATCGGTCCGCGCCGCGCCATCTTTGAAAACCCGCAGCATCCGTATACCAAGAAGCTGATGGCGGCGGTGCCGGTAGCCGATCCCAAGCAGCGCCACCGGCTGCGCGAGATGCTGCCGGAAGAGATCCCCAGCCCGATCCGCAATGTCGGCGACCTGCCGATCGTGGAGCCGCTGAAACAGGTCGGGCCAGGGCATTTTGTAGCGACGCACCGGATTTCCAGCGCTTTCTGA
- the gsiB gene encoding glutathione ABC transporter substrate-binding protein GsiB, whose product MRTTRHFGNHFGKIVASTAIALTAQFAAGHAFAAKDVTLAVASTFTTLDPYDSNDTLSQAAIKSFYQGLFGFDKDLKLVNVLADGYEVSKDGLVYTIRLRKGVKFQDGTDFKADAVKVNLERVINPDNKLKRFNLFNRISKIDVVNDYEVKITLKEPFSPFINTLAHSSAAMISPAALKQYGNKDIGFHPVGTGPFKFVEWKQTDYMKVVKFDGYWKKGYPKVDSITWKPVVDNNTRSAVMQTGEAQFAFPLPYEQAELLKSKPNLDLISSPSIIQRYLSMNMLQKPFDNPKVRQAINYAINKEALVKVAFSGYAMPQDGVLPQGVDYALKTGPWPYDPKKAKQLLTEAGYPNGFETELWSAYNNTTAQKVIQFVQQQLAQVGIKAKVTALEAGQRVEKVESAPVPANAPVRIYYTGWSSSTGEADWGLRPLLASESFPPKLFNTAYYKSDKVDADIAKALTTTDRTEKTTLYKDAQTEIWKDAPWAFLVTEKLLYARNKNLKGVYVMPDGSFNFDEIELK is encoded by the coding sequence ATGCGCACTACTCGACACTTCGGCAATCACTTCGGCAAGATCGTCGCCAGCACCGCAATTGCACTGACCGCCCAATTCGCCGCCGGCCACGCTTTCGCCGCCAAGGACGTCACGCTGGCGGTCGCTTCGACCTTCACCACGCTCGATCCTTACGACAGCAACGACACCTTGTCGCAGGCCGCGATCAAGTCCTTCTACCAGGGCTTGTTCGGCTTCGACAAGGACTTGAAACTGGTCAATGTGCTGGCGGATGGCTATGAAGTCAGCAAGGATGGCCTGGTGTACACCATCCGCCTGCGCAAGGGCGTCAAGTTCCAGGATGGCACCGACTTCAAGGCAGATGCTGTCAAGGTCAACCTGGAACGCGTCATCAATCCGGACAACAAGCTCAAGCGTTTCAACCTGTTCAACCGCATTTCCAAGATCGACGTGGTCAACGACTACGAAGTCAAGATCACCCTGAAAGAGCCGTTCTCGCCATTCATCAATACGCTGGCGCACTCTTCCGCTGCGATGATTTCGCCGGCCGCGCTGAAACAGTACGGCAACAAGGACATCGGCTTTCATCCGGTCGGCACCGGCCCGTTCAAGTTTGTCGAATGGAAGCAGACCGACTACATGAAGGTCGTCAAGTTCGATGGCTACTGGAAAAAGGGCTATCCTAAGGTCGACAGCATCACCTGGAAGCCGGTAGTCGACAACAATACCCGCAGCGCAGTGATGCAAACCGGCGAAGCCCAGTTCGCCTTCCCGCTGCCTTACGAGCAAGCCGAACTGCTGAAAAGCAAGCCGAACCTGGACCTGATCTCATCGCCATCCATCATCCAGCGCTACCTCTCCATGAATATGTTGCAGAAGCCTTTCGATAATCCAAAGGTGCGGCAAGCGATCAACTACGCGATCAACAAGGAAGCGCTGGTCAAAGTCGCCTTCAGCGGCTACGCCATGCCACAGGATGGCGTGCTGCCGCAGGGCGTCGACTATGCCCTGAAAACCGGACCATGGCCTTACGATCCGAAGAAGGCCAAGCAGTTGCTGACGGAAGCCGGCTATCCGAACGGCTTTGAAACCGAATTGTGGTCGGCCTATAACAATACCACCGCACAGAAAGTCATCCAGTTCGTGCAGCAGCAGTTGGCGCAGGTCGGCATCAAGGCCAAGGTGACGGCGCTGGAAGCCGGACAACGCGTTGAGAAGGTGGAAAGCGCGCCGGTTCCTGCCAATGCACCTGTACGCATCTACTACACCGGCTGGTCGTCCTCGACCGGTGAAGCCGACTGGGGCCTGCGTCCCCTGCTGGCGTCGGAATCGTTCCCGCCCAAGCTGTTCAATACCGCTTACTACAAGAGCGACAAGGTTGACGCCGATATCGCCAAGGCCCTGACCACTACCGATCGCACGGAAAAGACCACGCTCTACAAGGATGCGCAGACGGAAATCTGGAAAGATGCACCTTGGGCTTTCCTTGTCACAGAAAAGCTGCTGTATGCACGCAACAAGAACTTGAAGGGCGTGTATGTGATGCCGGACGGTTCGTTTAATTTCGATGAAATCGAATTGAAATAA
- a CDS encoding M55 family metallopeptidase: protein MKILISVDIEGVAGVFNIEQTRAGNPEYERARRLMTAEANAVIEGALAGGASEIVVNDSHGGFRNLLPDLLHPAASQILGKPRLLSMMSGVDSGVDGVMMVGYHGRAQSRGILAHTINGFSFARIWLNDQELGEAGIYGALAGEFGVPVIFGSGDNVFVAENQPLFPQATLVSVKTADGASSGTSLSPQSALALLGEGAKAAVSKLADCRPFVLQPAITCRLQTTNPALADLFCLLPIVERVDGVTLTFSAPSVQYAVRVLNSMSAMSFMLR, encoded by the coding sequence ATGAAGATACTGATTTCCGTTGATATCGAAGGCGTTGCAGGCGTTTTCAACATAGAACAAACCCGCGCCGGCAATCCCGAATACGAACGCGCGCGGCGCCTGATGACAGCCGAAGCCAACGCCGTGATCGAAGGCGCGCTGGCCGGCGGCGCCAGCGAGATCGTGGTAAACGATTCGCACGGCGGCTTCCGTAATCTGCTGCCCGACCTGCTGCATCCGGCAGCCAGCCAGATCCTCGGCAAACCGCGCCTGCTGAGCATGATGAGCGGCGTCGATAGCGGCGTTGATGGCGTGATGATGGTCGGCTACCACGGCCGCGCCCAAAGCCGCGGTATCCTGGCGCACACCATCAACGGCTTTTCCTTTGCCCGCATCTGGCTCAACGACCAGGAACTGGGTGAAGCCGGCATCTACGGCGCACTGGCAGGCGAGTTCGGCGTACCGGTGATTTTCGGCAGCGGCGACAATGTCTTCGTGGCCGAGAACCAGCCACTGTTCCCGCAAGCCACCCTGGTCAGCGTCAAGACCGCGGACGGCGCCAGCAGCGGCACTTCGCTCTCACCGCAGAGCGCCCTGGCGCTGCTGGGTGAAGGCGCCAAGGCCGCCGTCAGCAAGCTCGCCGACTGCCGCCCCTTTGTCCTGCAGCCGGCCATCACCTGCAGGTTGCAAACCACCAATCCGGCGCTAGCCGACCTGTTCTGCCTGCTGCCGATCGTGGAGAGAGTCGACGGCGTCACCCTTACGTTTTCGGCGCCGTCCGTCCAGTATGCGGTGCGGGTACTGAACAGCATGTCGGCCATGTCCTTCATGCTGCGCTGA